The window NNNNNNNNNNNNNNNNNNNNNNNNNNNNNNNNNNNNNNNNNNNNNNNNNNNNNNNNNNNNNNNNNNNNNNNNNNNNNNNNNNNNNNNNNNNNNNNNNNNNNNNNNNNNNNNNNNNNNNNNNNNNNNNNNNNNNNNNNNNNNNNNNNNNNNNNNNNNNNNNNNNNNNNNNNNNNNNNNNNNNNNNNNNNNNNNNNNNNNNNNNNNNNNNNNNNNNNNNNNNNNNNNNNNNNNNNNNNNNNNNNNNNNNNNNNNNNNNNNNNNNNNNNNNNNNNNNNNNNNNNNNNNNNNNNNNNNNNNNNNNNNNNNNNNNNNNNNNNNNNNNNNNNNNNNNNNNNNNNNNNNNNNNNNNNNNNNNNNNNNNNNNNNNNNNNNNNNNNNNNNNNNNNNNNNNNNNNNNNNNNNNNNNNNNNNNNNNNNNNNNNNNNNNNNNNNNNNNNNNNNNNNNNNNNNNNNNNNNNNNNNNNNNNNNNNNNNNNNNNNNNNNNNNNNNNNNNNNNNNNNNNNNNNNNNNNNNNNNNNNNNNNNNNNNNNNNNNNNNNNNNNNNNNNNNNNNNNNNNNNNNNNNNNNNNNNNNNNNNNNNNNNNNNNNNNNNNNNNNNNNNNNNNNNNNNNNNNNNNNNNNNNNNNNNNNNNNNNNNNNNNNNNNNNNNNNNNNNNNNNNNNNNNNNNNNNNNNNNNNNNNNNNNNNNNNNNNNNNNNNNNNNNNNNNNNNNNNNNNNNNNNNNNNNNNNNNNNNNNNNNNNNNNNNNNNNNNNNNNNNNNNNNNNNNNNNNNNNNNNNNNNNNNNNNNNNNNNNNNNNNNNNNNNNNNNNNNNNNNNNNNNNNNNNNNNagcttgacacatggcatgtttccattggtccatgtgtaatacttatccattaagcaatctctctccaccacataaaatgtttcaattatccacaatgtaaaatgttaatggctgaaatccatgggcatgacaagtgttaggtggtgtaaaatttcaaaattccaaCTTTGCCCCTGTAAACTcgtaaaattaccgttttgcccttaaGACTccaaaaatgtcagaatttaaatttttcacctcttaaactcaaatcatactctaatgagtcaaatgtgatcaaaatcgtttctaaaaattttcattttgtcctcgggtgacaaaattatcattttgcccttagaacatgaaaatttcaaattgactccaattcagccttcgaacttcaaatcatcattttaagtcattctagggttttaaaattctcaatttcatcttaaaatctctatttaaactagttcgaggcttaattcaacttaatagtaccatttggtacaatatcgacttttgacaatttttcggggctttccaaatatgcaagcatattgtcaatcacatgaaggaTACGGCAAGTACTTTGTAAGGTCGGACTTGACAGAATGAACTAAAATGTTACAATTTTAAGTAAATGGactgaataaaaaaaaaaaaagccctAATACAAGGACTTCCAAAGTATTTTGGACCGCAACTGCCTCATGTTGCCGCTCTCCCCCGCCCTTGACTAGTTTCCTGCCAATTCTCGTCTAATCCCCCTTCTAGTGTCACACAAAGATACCTTTTCCTTGGTTCAGCTGTACTACTTAATTCTCTATGTAGAATATGCGAGGAAAGCTTTGTGTAGGTCaccttttataattaattagtgATGATATGTTTCTGAATAGCTTCAGTAATGTCCTTGGTCGTTTATGTATAGTGTGTTTGCTGTCAATAAATAGGGATGGACCCAAAACTTATTGTTCTCTAGAATAAACTTTAAGGCCTGAGTCCTGTACTGTCAAGCCTTCGTAATTTCAgaatgtctttttttttttttaactaaggCAAACGAGCCTGATATTCATTAACTGAAGTATGTGTACAATGGAAAGCTTTAAAAACAAAGTTCAAACATAGCTTTTACACCGCAAAACTCTATCTCATAAAGCGACCTAAACATCAATTCAAAACATGCATTAGGTGCATAAGTGACATTAACGAAGACAATAACTgtcaaaatacaaaaacagTGAGGCATGGGTATTTGACTGATGACAAGGCTTGCAGGGTCTTCCATGTAAGTCTTAATTTAgaatgttatatatatttcctcatgcaatcaaaagaaaaatggtcATGGAAATAAAAATTGTTCTATGTTCTATATATTTCCTCCATTGTCAAATGTCAAGCAACTGCTCAACAAAGCAGTTAATTAATACGCATCCGGAACACAGCTGTTTAATTAATCTTAAACTAAGGGTAGAGGGTTGTTTTCTGGAATCATATTCATGATCAAGCTTTGTAGCAGACCATCCTTTCCTGTTCATGATCAAGGAAGAGACACCTGCGGTTGTGTTCTTCGTTGGAGCTGTGCTCACTATTGGAATCTTGAATTCAAACAAGGATTATGGTGTAATattgataataaataaataaataaagctaTTACTTTGCTATGATGGTTTCTTAAATAAGTATATGATCATTAATTTGTTCTTCCATAAAACTTCTTTTGTAATCCCATTCCAATGCCATCATCAGAGGACCCAGGTTGAAATAAGTGGTGTCATCAGACCTGAAATACCAAAATTCCTACTAATTATACTACTTACGTTAGCGTTTACTTTTTTTCATGAAAGATATGTTagagttttatttaattaataatgctaataaatttactaattattattattttaatatgataccactcaaaaaaatttataatctgTCCTAACTATAATGCATCCTTTCACAAGGCATAGATAACTTGGTGGCATCCTATCCATTCTTCACAACTATTAATGGATATTCATAGCTATGCAGCGTTAATTACATGGtcatattttgagaaaaaaaaattacatggACGTGTACTACATTAGGAACTTCTGACCTGCTAAACTAGCATCTTATGCTATATCTAAAATTACtagttcaataaaaaattaatactattttatttgaatagtaataataatcaATTAGTAGCTAGGCACATTGCTAAAAGTTGTTTGGTTAGAAGGAAGATAACTATCAGCTTTATCATTCATGGTGAAGAGGCTTTGTTCGAGATGGCAACGGAGGGGCGGTCTGGAAGGACAAAAGGATGACTTAGCAGCATATCAGCAGTCCACCTTTCACTAGGATCCCTTACAAAACACTTGCTTAAGAAATCTTGTCCTGTGCTTGACATGTTTTCGGATATTTTTGGCGAATACCTCCTAGATCCGAGCTGGATTGCCAAATCCGTCAGATCCTCATATTCCCATGGTAGTTTTCCAGTAACCATCTGAAGAACAATGCACCCTAGCGACCATATATCCATTGAAGCACtgattttcttataattaatacCTTCTGGTGGCATGTAAACTGCTGTACCTGGAAATTTCAGCATCCAAGGATCGACCCCTGGCTCATCGACTCTTTCTCCAGGTTGCTCAGCCAGGCCAAAATCAGCAATCTTTAGACTGCTAACTGAACCATACTCATCAGAAGGATATACAAGAACATTTCCAGGCTTGAGATCACAATGAACGTAGCCTCTCTCATGAATATCACGAACCCCTTCAACCAGAATTCTTGCGTAGCACCTCGCATCACATTCCGGAACCTTGCCCCCATATTTATTGTTTATCAAATCCAGAAGACTACCACCAGGAGCATATTCAAGAAACAAGTTGTAAACCACCGCCCCTTGCTCACAGCTCAACATATCACCGTAGCATTGAACAATATTACGGCAAGGAAAGAATCTCTTAAGgattttttgttccttttgaagtgaagaagaaagttggTAAAGACAAGATTTCATCGCAAAAACTTGATCATCAGAAACGGAGTTTGTAGGTTTCACCAAGTGAACAATTGCAAACGAACCCTTGCCAAGAGTCTTAAGTTTGGTCCACTCCATGGATAAATGATTCGTTGCTACTCCTTTTACCACAGCGGAATccatatagacatatagttGTTGATGAAAGTTCGTTTGATATAGATATTTATACCTTCCGGTTCCGCAAGGAGTGTAGTGTGTGTCGGTTTTCACTTCTCCTAATTCCACCTGAGTTTTGATAATTAAGATTTGTGCTGTCAACTTgtcattggccaatttatgtACGTGGTGGATTGATACTCTTGCTGCCAGGTAGTACTTTTGCGCGTTAGTTTTTGGACTTAAAAGGGTATTTGTTGAACATTTGAAAAGCAAGAGTAGGAAGTT is drawn from Theobroma cacao cultivar B97-61/B2 chromosome 4, Criollo_cocoa_genome_V2, whole genome shotgun sequence and contains these coding sequences:
- the LOC18601786 gene encoding mitogen-activated protein kinase kinase kinase 2, with translation MDSAVVKGVATNHLSMEWTKLKTLGKGSFAIVHLVKPTNSVSDDQVFAMKSCLYQLSSSLQKEQKILKRFFPCRNIVQCYGDMLSCEQGAVVYNLFLEYAPGGSLLDLINNKYGGKVPECDARCYARILVEGVRDIHERGYVHCDLKPGNVLVYPSDEYGSVSSLKIADFGLAEQPGERVDEPGVDPWMLKFPGTAVYMPPEGINYKKISASMDIWSLGCIVLQMVTGKLPWEYEDLTDLAIQLGSRRYSPKISENMSSTGQDFLSKCFVRDPSERWTADMLLSHPFVLPDRPSVAISNKASSP